In one Butyrivibrio proteoclasticus B316 genomic region, the following are encoded:
- a CDS encoding transketolase family protein gives MLGMRRTCGMVLKELAISNSNIIIATADMARYFGGEAYSRDIPDQFVDVGIAEQNLIGVAAGMAKEGYTVFAESYATFITSRCLDQIRMNMGYMELPIKLIGVGGGLSDGRFGPSHMALEDIANLRVIPGITILSPADCAELTLMLEKVVDYDKPTYIRLTGGAECPIVFDSSFEFEIGKANCIIDGKEIAIIATGTMVACGIEVVNLLEKNGYSAKLIDMHTLTPLDKDSINELMDYKLIVTMEEHMINGGLGSAVSEYLVTQKKHPVQMFVGIRDGYPKTRDYKELLNVSNFGAEQIANNIIKKLMEI, from the coding sequence ATGCTAGGAATGCGTAGGACTTGTGGTATGGTTCTGAAGGAATTAGCTATAAGCAATTCAAATATTATCATAGCCACAGCGGATATGGCACGTTATTTTGGTGGAGAAGCGTATTCACGTGACATACCGGATCAGTTTGTCGATGTAGGGATAGCTGAACAAAATCTTATTGGAGTAGCAGCGGGAATGGCAAAAGAGGGCTATACCGTTTTTGCTGAGTCATACGCAACTTTTATTACTTCCAGGTGCTTGGACCAGATTCGAATGAATATGGGGTATATGGAATTGCCTATTAAATTGATTGGTGTTGGAGGTGGACTTTCAGATGGCAGATTTGGACCTTCACATATGGCGTTGGAGGATATTGCGAATTTAAGGGTGATTCCTGGAATAACTATTTTATCACCTGCTGATTGTGCAGAGCTGACGTTAATGCTTGAAAAAGTAGTTGATTATGATAAACCCACATATATCAGGCTGACAGGCGGCGCAGAATGTCCAATTGTATTTGACTCAAGTTTTGAGTTTGAAATTGGAAAAGCAAATTGTATTATTGATGGAAAAGAAATTGCGATTATTGCGACAGGAACTATGGTTGCATGTGGAATTGAGGTTGTGAATTTATTAGAAAAAAATGGGTATTCTGCAAAACTAATAGATATGCATACATTGACCCCATTAGACAAAGATTCAATAAATGAGCTTATGGATTATAAGCTAATTGTGACAATGGAAGAGCATATGATAAATGGTGGCTTAGGGAGTGCAGTATCTGAATATCTGGTGACCCAAAAAAAGCATCCTGTTCAGATGTTTGTAGGAATAAGGGATGGTTATCCTAAAACGCGAGATTATAAAGAATTGCTCAATGTGAGTAATTTTGGGGCAGAACAAATAGCGAATAACATAATAAAAAAATTAATGGAGATATAA
- a CDS encoding transketolase, whose protein sequence is MIERSIDELKKIATSVRIDIVEMTYNAGKRGAHLGGSMSCVEILVALYMGIMKCPEAVQRSDRDRFILSKGHAAMALYAVLHQKGIIPEYEIKNALKDGSLLCEHPKMNDSYGIEVSGGSLGQGLSIGAGMALALKKKNNNANVYVLLGDGECNEGQVWEAAHTIQHYRLNNVVTIVDKNGLQFDGRTKDVQDGNRLKENWESYGFDVVEIDGHSFEQLIRALSDRNSIPKVIIANTVKGKGISFAENATEWHSNFLTDEQYFKAKDELKKSD, encoded by the coding sequence ATGATAGAGCGATCAATTGATGAATTAAAGAAAATAGCAACTAGTGTAAGGATTGATATAGTGGAAATGACATATAATGCTGGTAAAAGAGGTGCTCATCTAGGCGGGAGTATGTCATGCGTGGAGATACTTGTTGCACTATATATGGGAATAATGAAATGCCCTGAGGCTGTTCAGCGGAGTGATAGAGATAGATTTATTCTGAGCAAAGGACATGCGGCGATGGCTTTGTATGCAGTATTGCATCAAAAAGGGATTATTCCTGAATACGAAATTAAAAATGCGCTTAAAGATGGCTCATTATTGTGTGAACATCCCAAAATGAATGATTCATATGGGATAGAAGTTTCTGGCGGAAGCCTTGGGCAGGGTTTATCAATTGGAGCAGGGATGGCGCTGGCACTCAAAAAGAAAAACAATAATGCAAATGTGTATGTTCTACTTGGAGACGGTGAGTGTAATGAGGGGCAAGTATGGGAAGCTGCGCATACAATACAGCATTACAGACTTAATAATGTTGTGACTATAGTAGATAAAAATGGGTTACAGTTTGATGGTAGGACAAAGGATGTACAAGACGGAAATCGATTGAAAGAAAACTGGGAAAGTTATGGATTTGATGTAGTAGAAATTGATGGTCATAGTTTTGAGCAATTGATAAGAGCCTTATCAGATAGAAACAGCATTCCAAAGGTGATAATAGCAAATACTGTTAAAGGGAAAGGTATTTCATTTGCTGAAAATGCTACAGAGTGGCACAGTAATTTTTTGACGGATGAACAATACTTTAAAGCAAAGGATGAACTGAAAAAAAGTGATTGA
- a CDS encoding transketolase family protein: MVEKKKIRSWSRLGQSGTACGVAIYESIEEYSNIYVITADLGVTAGLKRVMDNYPDRFINVGIAEQSLIGVASGMAFEDNNVFAVSFATFLTMRGYEQIRHNLGYQKANVKLLGISAGVAMGMFGNTHYAIEDIAIMRAIPNMLILSPADALEAYYCIKAMSSYIGPAYIRLSDGVNSLPVYDEDYDFAIGKAVTLRSLSKINIIATGRMVHEAIAVSDIFKEKEISIGVINMHTIKPIDEEILKTICNSQLIFSIEEHSVIGGLGSAISDYYDCLDKRPRIEKIGIHDVFPTVGNKEYVRKECGLYTDAIVKRIENIISNDRAIN, from the coding sequence ATGGTTGAAAAAAAGAAAATAAGAAGCTGGTCAAGATTAGGACAATCTGGTACAGCTTGTGGAGTGGCAATTTATGAAAGTATTGAAGAATATAGCAATATATACGTCATAACAGCAGATCTAGGGGTTACCGCTGGATTAAAGCGAGTAATGGATAATTATCCGGATAGATTTATAAATGTTGGAATTGCTGAACAGAGTTTAATAGGCGTAGCGTCTGGAATGGCATTTGAGGATAATAATGTATTTGCAGTTTCATTTGCTACGTTTTTGACGATGCGTGGGTATGAGCAGATCAGGCATAACTTGGGCTATCAGAAGGCAAATGTTAAACTACTAGGAATATCCGCGGGAGTAGCGATGGGGATGTTCGGTAATACTCATTATGCCATAGAAGATATTGCAATCATGCGGGCAATTCCTAATATGCTTATTTTATCGCCGGCGGATGCTCTTGAGGCATATTATTGCATTAAAGCAATGTCTTCTTATATAGGCCCGGCTTATATAAGATTATCGGATGGGGTAAATTCTTTGCCGGTATATGATGAAGATTATGACTTTGCTATTGGGAAAGCTGTTACTCTAAGAAGTCTTTCAAAGATCAACATAATTGCAACTGGGCGGATGGTACATGAAGCAATCGCTGTATCAGATATTTTTAAGGAAAAGGAAATTAGTATTGGAGTAATAAACATGCATACCATTAAGCCTATCGATGAAGAAATATTAAAAACTATTTGTAATTCGCAGCTTATTTTCTCTATTGAGGAACATAGTGTTATTGGTGGTCTCGGAAGCGCTATTTCAGATTATTATGATTGCCTTGATAAAAGACCAAGAATAGAAAAGATAGGTATTCATGATGTTTTTCCTACAGTTGGTAATAAAGAATATGTTAGAAAAGAGTGTGGCTTATATACTGACGCTATAGTAAAAAGGATTGAGAATATTATAAGCAATGATAGAGCGATCAATTGA